A stretch of Anaerohalosphaeraceae bacterium DNA encodes these proteins:
- a CDS encoding sigma-70 family RNA polymerase sigma factor produces the protein MGDEQFQQLAAEYSGTVLAIARRVCGSAEAALDVHQEVFLALWKRRRSFTAPVNWNAYLYRTTVRKALEYVHKQRKEKNLDPEYEKTLSAGDNPDNNARAAELLGRLREALRKLPHHQAQVFILARLEGMDYPQIAEIVGCSESTARVHLHRALRHLARLMRDVLEREPV, from the coding sequence GTGGGCGACGAACAGTTTCAGCAATTGGCGGCCGAATACAGCGGCACAGTCCTGGCCATTGCCCGGCGGGTCTGCGGCAGCGCCGAGGCCGCCCTCGACGTCCATCAGGAGGTCTTTCTGGCCCTCTGGAAACGCCGCCGCAGCTTCACCGCCCCGGTCAACTGGAACGCCTATCTCTACCGCACCACCGTCCGAAAGGCCCTCGAGTATGTCCACAAACAGCGAAAGGAAAAAAATCTGGACCCTGAATACGAAAAGACCCTGTCCGCCGGCGACAATCCGGACAACAACGCCCGGGCCGCCGAACTGCTGGGCCGACTTCGAGAAGCCCTCCGCAAACTCCCGCATCATCAGGCCCAGGTCTTCATCCTGGCCCGGCTCGAAGGAATGGACTACCCCCAAATCGCCGAAATCGTCGGCTGTTCCGAATCCACAGCGCGAGTGCATCTGCATCGGGCCCTCCGCCATCTGGCCCGTCTGATGCGCGATGTTTTAGAGCGAGAACCCGTATGA
- the mtnP gene encoding S-methyl-5'-thioadenosine phosphorylase, with amino-acid sequence MDKPQIAVIGGTGLGDAFAARLADIEEVFPDTPFGKPSAPIQIGTFAGRRIAFLNRHGRGHCLSPSCIPYAANIFALKSLGVRVILASGAVGSLREEYAPKEVVLADQFIDKTFRRRSSFFDVLGAVHVEFAQPCCTRLRQQLLTVSRRLPFRVHSSGTYVCMEGPQFSTRAESQMHRQWGADLIGMTALPEAKLAREAQMCYALLALITDYDCWRPHDPNQSQQSLLQEIIGNLHTATDNAVHLLEELLAGSEPLADDRCPCRHALELAVWTRPEAQNADERKRLSPLWE; translated from the coding sequence ATGGACAAGCCGCAGATTGCAGTCATCGGAGGAACGGGGCTCGGCGACGCCTTTGCCGCCCGTCTTGCCGACATCGAAGAAGTGTTTCCGGATACCCCCTTCGGCAAGCCCAGCGCCCCCATCCAAATCGGCACCTTTGCCGGCCGCCGCATCGCCTTTCTGAACCGCCACGGCCGGGGACATTGCCTGAGCCCTTCCTGCATCCCGTATGCCGCCAACATCTTCGCCCTCAAATCTCTCGGCGTCCGCGTCATCCTTGCCAGCGGAGCCGTCGGCTCTCTTCGAGAGGAATACGCCCCCAAAGAAGTCGTTTTGGCGGACCAGTTTATCGACAAGACCTTCCGCCGGCGGTCCAGTTTTTTTGATGTCCTCGGTGCCGTTCATGTTGAGTTTGCCCAGCCCTGCTGCACCCGGCTTCGTCAGCAGCTCCTCACCGTCAGCCGCCGGCTGCCCTTTCGGGTCCATTCGTCGGGCACCTATGTCTGCATGGAAGGGCCCCAGTTTTCCACCCGCGCCGAATCTCAGATGCACCGCCAATGGGGGGCTGACCTGATTGGAATGACCGCCCTGCCCGAGGCCAAACTCGCCCGCGAAGCCCAGATGTGCTATGCCCTGCTGGCCCTGATTACCGATTACGACTGCTGGCGGCCCCACGACCCCAACCAGTCCCAGCAGTCTCTTCTGCAGGAAATTATCGGCAATCTTCACACCGCTACGGACAATGCCGTCCATCTGCTTGAAGAACTGCTGGCAGGCAGCGAACCGCTTGCCGATGACCGCTGCCCCTGCCGGCATGCCCTCGAGCTGGCTGTCTGGACAAGACCCGAAGCCCAAAATGCCGACGAACGCAAACGCCTAAGCCCTCTCTGGGAATAA
- a CDS encoding GTPase: MVTDDTIAALSSPPPAVGRPCVSILRLSGPQTFSVLEELLGSSIPRRRGLFHIELPVEDIPVPAVVYIFTAPHSYTGQDMAELHVFAAAAVVERILSCILGRTRQARPGEFTLRAYLNGKLDLTQAEAVAQIVSGSNTAQVLAAEKLLAGRLAQTIAQIRSALLDWLSRLEAGLDFAEEDIEILPAAQAAQILQSLRSQIEQLLTGALRYERMIDLPSVGIAGAVNAGKSMLLNALLGRPRSIVSDARAVTRDVLAEILPLGGIDCVLFDCAGLSTQPPLDALDALAQQAARSALQKADLILFCIDIAKPDRTEDHGIFTLLGSRPLLALATQSDRLAPAEIPARLAQLNAEFGLEFLPVSALRGDGLEALKERIRKTLLQQRTAASETDTALMLNQRHRQILSETSAALTEAASQVEQGREEIAAMLVRSAWEQLGGFERENLSEAVLEQIFSRFCIGK; encoded by the coding sequence ATGGTAACCGACGATACCATTGCCGCCCTCAGCAGCCCGCCGCCGGCAGTCGGCAGGCCCTGTGTGTCTATCCTGCGTCTGAGCGGCCCGCAAACCTTTTCTGTTCTTGAGGAGCTGCTCGGCTCTTCCATTCCGCGGCGTCGAGGTCTTTTTCACATCGAACTGCCCGTCGAAGACATTCCTGTCCCCGCCGTGGTCTATATTTTCACCGCCCCCCATTCCTACACCGGCCAGGATATGGCGGAGCTGCATGTATTCGCCGCCGCTGCGGTTGTGGAGCGGATTCTTTCCTGCATCCTCGGACGCACCCGTCAGGCCCGTCCGGGCGAGTTCACCCTCCGCGCCTACCTGAACGGCAAACTCGACCTCACTCAGGCCGAGGCCGTCGCCCAAATCGTCAGCGGCTCCAACACCGCTCAGGTGCTGGCCGCCGAAAAACTCCTCGCCGGACGCCTGGCCCAAACCATCGCCCAAATCCGCTCCGCCCTGCTCGACTGGCTCAGCCGCCTCGAGGCCGGCCTGGATTTTGCCGAAGAAGACATCGAAATCCTGCCGGCCGCTCAGGCCGCCCAAATCCTTCAGTCGCTCCGTTCGCAAATCGAGCAGCTCCTGACCGGTGCCCTCCGGTACGAACGGATGATTGACCTGCCCTCCGTGGGCATCGCCGGGGCCGTCAACGCCGGCAAAAGCATGCTCCTGAATGCCCTGCTCGGCCGTCCCCGCAGCATTGTCTCCGATGCCCGCGCCGTCACCCGCGATGTCCTTGCGGAAATCCTGCCGCTGGGCGGCATCGACTGTGTCCTGTTTGACTGTGCGGGCCTGAGCACACAGCCCCCGCTGGATGCCCTCGACGCCCTCGCCCAGCAGGCCGCCCGCTCCGCCCTGCAGAAAGCCGACCTGATTCTGTTCTGCATCGACATCGCCAAACCCGACCGCACGGAAGACCACGGCATCTTCACCCTCCTCGGGTCCAGGCCGCTGCTGGCCCTGGCGACACAATCCGACCGGCTTGCCCCCGCAGAGATACCCGCCCGACTGGCGCAGCTGAACGCCGAGTTTGGGTTGGAGTTTCTGCCTGTCAGCGCCCTGCGGGGCGACGGCCTGGAGGCCCTCAAAGAACGGATTCGCAAAACTCTCCTGCAGCAGCGAACCGCCGCCTCCGAAACCGACACCGCCCTGATGCTCAATCAGCGGCACCGGCAGATTTTGTCGGAGACCTCCGCCGCCCTCACCGAAGCCGCCAGCCAGGTCGAACAGGGCCGCGAGGAAATTGCCGCGATGCTCGTCCGCTCCGCCTGGGAGCAGCTGGGCGGCTTCGAACGCGAAAACCTCTCTGAAGCCGTCCTCGAACAAATCTTCTCCCGCTTCTGCATCGGAAAATAA
- a CDS encoding ATP-binding protein yields the protein MAKLTILTGPLRRQSFELDPKDWPKIIGRTRDKAHFFLPDPAVSRQHAELSFRDGQWLICDLNSSNGTFLNEQRITHPVQLHNQDQIRCGGTVLLFETGEPPAAAEAARLADDQRIELVFDPGETMVAVAFNSLQSKQAAARRQRMLEAAQAAMNLSHGIKNILQALRTGIDVMDQSFRQDNLEQARKSWAILRRNLGTLEKFVLDMLKFTQDEKPRLQPCQINRLAETVIELLRPQAQQRSVALIAQLDDQIGLVPLDPDRMQDVLMNLLLNALEAVPPQTGQVTLTTELDAAGHLLIRVQDNGPGIENPEMLFRPFHSTKGHMGTGLGLAIAKKVVSAHNGTIDVQTLRGEGTVFTVHIPLNTAPKKDG from the coding sequence ATGGCCAAACTGACGATACTGACCGGACCGCTGCGCAGACAGTCCTTCGAGCTGGACCCGAAGGACTGGCCCAAAATCATCGGCCGCACCCGGGACAAAGCCCATTTTTTTCTGCCCGACCCGGCCGTTTCCCGTCAGCACGCCGAGCTGTCCTTCCGCGACGGCCAGTGGCTCATCTGCGACCTGAACTCCTCCAACGGCACCTTCCTGAATGAGCAGCGCATCACGCACCCCGTCCAGCTGCACAATCAGGACCAAATCCGCTGCGGCGGCACCGTTCTGCTTTTTGAAACGGGCGAGCCGCCTGCCGCCGCCGAGGCCGCCCGGCTGGCCGACGACCAGCGCATTGAGCTGGTTTTCGACCCGGGCGAAACGATGGTCGCCGTCGCCTTCAATTCCCTCCAGAGCAAGCAGGCCGCCGCCCGCCGACAGCGCATGCTCGAAGCCGCTCAGGCCGCCATGAACCTCTCTCACGGCATCAAAAACATCCTCCAGGCCCTCCGTACCGGCATCGACGTGATGGACCAGAGCTTCCGGCAGGATAACCTCGAGCAGGCCCGAAAAAGCTGGGCCATCCTGCGGCGCAATCTGGGCACCCTCGAAAAATTCGTCCTCGATATGCTCAAATTCACGCAGGATGAAAAGCCGCGCCTGCAGCCCTGCCAGATTAATCGGCTGGCCGAAACCGTCATCGAGCTGCTCCGCCCGCAGGCCCAGCAGCGCAGCGTCGCCCTCATCGCCCAGCTGGATGACCAAATCGGACTGGTGCCCCTCGACCCGGACCGGATGCAGGATGTGCTCATGAACCTGCTCCTGAATGCCCTCGAGGCCGTGCCGCCGCAAACCGGCCAGGTCACGCTGACTACCGAGCTGGATGCCGCCGGCCACCTGCTCATCCGGGTGCAGGACAACGGCCCGGGCATCGAAAATCCTGAGATGCTCTTTCGCCCCTTCCACTCCACCAAAGGGCATATGGGCACCGGTTTGGGCCTGGCCATCGCCAAAAAGGTCGTTTCCGCCCACAACGGCACCATCGACGTCCAAACCCTCCGCGGCGAAGGCACCGTCTTTACCGTCCACATCCCCCTAAACACCGCACCGAAAAAAGACGGATAA
- the lptB gene encoding LPS export ABC transporter ATP-binding protein — protein MTLLEAEGLVKKYSGRTVVDQIHLTVPQRSIVGLLGRNGAGKTTTFRMVMGMIEPDGGRVLFEGVDVTRMPMYRRARMGMGYLSQEPSVFGRMTAEENLAAILEMTTAGRRQVRERTEELLGRYALTEVRHTQARMLSGGERRRLEIARAMALRPALLLLDEPFSGVDPIGVEELQGEIRRLAAGGVSVLITDHNVERTLEVVDKAYIIDHGKVIAEGTPKEIVRNELVRRSYLGQSFRMDEFDKPSSPWVG, from the coding sequence ATGACATTGCTGGAAGCCGAAGGGCTTGTGAAGAAATATTCCGGCCGGACGGTTGTGGATCAGATTCATCTTACGGTGCCGCAGCGTTCGATTGTGGGCCTTTTGGGACGCAACGGGGCGGGCAAGACCACCACATTCCGGATGGTGATGGGGATGATTGAGCCGGACGGGGGGCGGGTGCTTTTTGAGGGGGTGGATGTGACGCGGATGCCGATGTACCGTCGGGCCCGGATGGGGATGGGCTATCTGTCGCAGGAGCCCAGCGTCTTCGGGCGAATGACGGCGGAGGAAAATCTGGCGGCGATTCTGGAGATGACGACGGCGGGCCGCCGGCAGGTGCGGGAGCGGACGGAGGAACTGCTGGGCCGGTATGCCCTCACGGAGGTGCGGCATACGCAGGCACGAATGCTGTCGGGCGGAGAGCGCAGGCGGCTGGAAATTGCACGGGCGATGGCGCTGCGCCCGGCCCTGCTGCTGCTGGATGAGCCGTTCAGCGGGGTGGACCCGATTGGGGTCGAAGAGCTGCAGGGAGAGATTCGGCGGCTGGCGGCCGGCGGCGTGAGCGTGCTGATTACGGACCACAACGTCGAACGGACGCTGGAGGTGGTGGACAAGGCGTACATTATCGACCACGGGAAGGTGATTGCGGAAGGCACGCCGAAGGAGATTGTGCGCAACGAACTGGTGCGGCGCAGCTATCTGGGGCAGTCGTTTCGAATGGATGAGTTTGATAAACCGTCCAGCCCGTGGGTGGGGTGA
- the acpS gene encoding holo-ACP synthase: MGSPGSLRDFMKILAHGIDLVEFGRLEQLLQRHGARAMERIFTAREQADAQGLRNRLERLAGRFAAKEAVMKLVGSGWRDGVAWTDVEVVNDAAGRPVVNLTGRLKELADKQGIEQITLSITHTDRFAIASAVALADAASL; this comes from the coding sequence ATGGGCTCACCGGGAAGCCTTCGGGATTTTATGAAGATTCTGGCTCACGGGATTGATTTGGTGGAGTTCGGCCGGCTCGAACAGCTGCTTCAGCGGCACGGTGCGCGGGCGATGGAGCGGATTTTTACGGCGCGCGAGCAGGCGGATGCCCAGGGCCTACGCAATCGTCTGGAACGGCTGGCGGGGCGGTTTGCCGCCAAGGAGGCGGTGATGAAGCTGGTCGGCAGCGGCTGGCGGGACGGCGTGGCCTGGACGGATGTGGAGGTGGTCAATGATGCGGCCGGCCGGCCTGTGGTGAATCTGACCGGACGCCTGAAGGAGCTGGCAGACAAACAGGGAATCGAGCAAATCACGCTGAGCATCACGCATACAGACCGATTTGCGATTGCCTCAGCGGTTGCGCTGGCCGATGCGGCATCTTTATAA
- a CDS encoding metallophosphoesterase family protein, which produces MFAIISDIHSNLEALSVVLKDIEERGIKTIYCLGDVVGYGANPKECLDLVIEKTQNSVMGNHDYAVLFEPTNFNTGAESATYWTRRVLEEEPDPEKRARRWQYLGRQRMRWTMKLPLDGFEAQLDFVHASPRRPINEYIFPDDVYTTSSKITTLFDRTPHICFVGHTHLPGVFLEDPDFYSPDELGGKYPIIPNEKAIINVGSVGQPRDRDNRAAYVYIQDNEVHFVRLEYDYKTAAEKIYAVPELDNFEGDRLADGR; this is translated from the coding sequence ATGTTTGCCATTATCAGCGACATTCATTCGAATCTGGAGGCCCTCTCTGTTGTCCTCAAGGACATCGAAGAGCGGGGCATCAAGACGATTTACTGTCTGGGCGATGTCGTCGGCTACGGGGCCAACCCCAAAGAATGTCTCGACCTGGTCATCGAAAAGACCCAAAACAGCGTGATGGGCAACCACGACTACGCGGTTCTCTTCGAGCCGACCAACTTCAACACCGGCGCCGAATCCGCCACCTACTGGACCCGACGGGTCCTCGAAGAAGAACCCGACCCGGAAAAACGCGCCCGCCGCTGGCAATACCTCGGCCGCCAGCGGATGCGCTGGACGATGAAACTCCCTCTGGACGGCTTTGAGGCACAGCTGGATTTCGTCCATGCCTCTCCTCGCCGCCCCATTAATGAATACATCTTCCCGGACGACGTCTATACGACCTCCTCGAAAATCACCACACTGTTCGACCGGACGCCGCACATCTGCTTTGTCGGACATACCCACCTGCCCGGCGTCTTTCTCGAAGACCCGGACTTTTACAGCCCCGATGAGCTGGGCGGCAAATACCCGATTATTCCCAATGAAAAAGCCATCATCAATGTCGGCTCCGTCGGGCAGCCCCGAGACCGCGACAACCGCGCTGCGTATGTTTATATCCAGGACAACGAAGTCCACTTTGTACGGCTGGAATATGATTACAAAACCGCCGCAGAAAAGATTTACGCCGTCCCGGAACTGGACAACTTCGAGGGCGACCGGCTGGCCGACGGACGATAA
- a CDS encoding AAA family ATPase, whose product MKIKRVHVRNFKSFRELDLELGNLNVIIGANASGKSNFVQIFKFLRDIEQNDLRNAVSMNGGIGSLCNIQKCDEKLSIRFCCTDFFEVRSRKGTLNILETDAFFSLVSDSSATEGYRIEDNEYSQHIEIDNPRESQRQKEDWFCLPKEKKGILTFRSKKPYLEVNPESFKKALEEIRFFPPDELFEIISKRLVKDQMRLLFQDPLPFLPIRAGLFRNIGIYNFAPHLAKNPVPIAGRAELEEDGKNLALILHNIREGEEKDKLNNLLNSLLSFAVEADTEKFAEKSLMVSLREKYYQRPLRADMISDGTLEVMALLIALYFERKEIIILEEPEKNLHPHLVGGLAEMFKEVSKKKQIIVTTHSPQLVKYVGVENLLLVSRNEEGFSEITRPADKEGVQTFLKNEIGLDELFIQDLLTT is encoded by the coding sequence ATGAAGATAAAAAGAGTTCATGTGAGGAACTTTAAGAGCTTCCGAGAATTGGATTTGGAATTGGGAAACCTGAATGTGATAATTGGGGCAAATGCTTCAGGGAAGTCCAATTTTGTGCAGATTTTCAAGTTTCTTCGGGATATTGAGCAGAATGATCTTAGAAATGCTGTTTCAATGAACGGAGGAATAGGTTCTTTGTGTAATATTCAGAAATGTGATGAGAAGTTGTCAATACGCTTTTGTTGCACAGATTTCTTTGAAGTTAGAAGCCGTAAAGGTACCTTGAATATTCTTGAGACAGACGCCTTTTTCTCTCTTGTTTCTGATTCATCTGCCACAGAAGGATACAGAATCGAGGACAATGAATATTCACAGCATATTGAGATTGATAATCCTCGAGAATCGCAACGTCAAAAAGAGGATTGGTTCTGTCTTCCCAAAGAAAAGAAAGGCATTTTAACCTTTCGGTCAAAAAAACCTTATCTTGAGGTGAATCCGGAAAGTTTTAAGAAAGCACTGGAGGAAATTAGGTTTTTTCCACCGGATGAATTATTTGAAATCATTAGCAAGCGACTTGTGAAAGACCAGATGAGACTTTTGTTTCAGGATCCTTTACCTTTTCTGCCTATTCGTGCAGGATTATTTCGGAATATAGGGATTTACAATTTTGCGCCTCATTTGGCGAAAAATCCGGTTCCGATTGCGGGCAGGGCGGAATTGGAGGAGGATGGGAAAAATTTGGCTTTGATTCTTCACAATATTCGTGAAGGAGAAGAAAAAGACAAACTCAACAACCTGCTTAATTCGCTTTTATCATTTGCCGTTGAGGCAGATACGGAAAAGTTTGCTGAAAAATCATTGATGGTTTCCTTGCGAGAGAAATATTATCAACGGCCCCTTCGGGCGGATATGATATCGGATGGAACATTAGAAGTTATGGCTTTATTGATTGCGCTTTATTTTGAGCGAAAAGAGATCATTATTTTAGAGGAGCCCGAGAAAAACCTTCATCCTCATTTGGTAGGCGGGCTGGCGGAGATGTTCAAAGAAGTTTCCAAAAAGAAGCAGATTATTGTAACGACCCATAGCCCACAGCTTGTGAAATATGTAGGGGTTGAGAATCTTCTTCTGGTATCTCGCAATGAAGAAGGTTTTTCCGAAATTACAAGGCCGGCGGATAAAGAAGGCGTTCAAACGTTTTTGAAAAATGAAATCGGTCTGGATGAACTTTTTATTCAGGATTTGCTGACAACCTAA
- a CDS encoding PilZ domain-containing protein: protein MEERRKSVRYKAREDVRAAISAEDSDLYTEGFVLNISQSGAYIFANAIPFQNGILTFRLPDGRTIQRRCRRIDPYQPRARGQAVAFTDALTAEELEALKTPIIE from the coding sequence ATGGAAGAACGAAGAAAAAGCGTCCGCTACAAAGCCCGCGAAGATGTCCGGGCGGCCATCAGCGCCGAAGATTCCGACTTGTACACCGAAGGATTTGTTCTGAACATCAGCCAAAGCGGGGCCTACATCTTTGCCAACGCCATTCCCTTTCAAAACGGCATCCTGACCTTCCGCCTGCCGGACGGGCGCACCATTCAGCGCCGCTGCCGCCGAATCGACCCCTACCAGCCCCGTGCCCGCGGCCAGGCCGTCGCCTTCACGGATGCCCTCACCGCGGAGGAACTGGAAGCCCTCAAGACCCCCATCATTGAATAA
- the def gene encoding peptide deformylase codes for MAEMECRMTRYPAGVLAKKARPVEKIDDSIRALAERMKDLMVEHKGVGLAGPQAGVDLRIFVVSVDGTKEHAKVYINPEIQVSGGLEEHEEGCLSLPGIWGKVRRYKKCTVTATDLEGRRFTEEGEGLLARAFQHEYDHLEGILIKDRLSAAAKLRARKRLKELEEAAGSES; via the coding sequence ATGGCGGAGATGGAATGCAGAATGACGCGGTATCCGGCGGGGGTGCTGGCGAAAAAGGCACGGCCGGTGGAAAAGATTGATGACTCCATTCGGGCCCTGGCGGAGCGGATGAAAGACCTGATGGTTGAGCACAAGGGAGTGGGGCTGGCCGGCCCGCAGGCGGGGGTGGATTTGCGGATTTTTGTCGTCTCGGTGGACGGCACGAAAGAACACGCCAAGGTCTATATCAATCCGGAGATTCAGGTCAGCGGCGGGCTCGAGGAACACGAGGAAGGATGTCTGTCGCTGCCGGGCATCTGGGGCAAAGTCCGCCGCTACAAAAAATGCACGGTGACGGCGACGGATTTGGAGGGTCGGCGGTTTACGGAGGAAGGCGAGGGGCTTTTGGCACGGGCTTTTCAGCATGAGTACGACCATCTGGAGGGGATTCTGATTAAAGACCGGCTGAGCGCGGCGGCCAAACTTCGCGCCCGCAAGCGGCTCAAAGAACTGGAAGAAGCGGCGGGTTCGGAATCGTAA
- a CDS encoding YidC/Oxa1 family insertase periplasmic-domain containing protein, with protein sequence MRKWPLLIWTLTIVFVGLCALLVYKAGLCPAGRCELRNPIAPLAAAVQPPSDAQPAASSEQTADAPPVPAEPEEPVVSFENLSAVSGPEQTVTLGALYDVCRRTNDPSRYKFQIELTTRGAAVKTVTLSEFDDRNKDNPKPFVLLKPIDAGERPIYTLANTSLSLTGNKDSSNTLVFPLERLNWTVAEQSADKAVFEALLGQVETRDGQRTLTVPQIRLRKTYRIEPGRYDLTCELTIENLTEGTVRQQLGIQGTAAVLAEDIRTDERNIIAAYRTPNNAVETRLLEYPRIRSYVKELSCPEKPGAFTVMFGPLISGFKKIFGSSDPQGILRMKADKSAAFLWAASTNKYFAAVIRPESAAPIAFTGAQYYDPQLCQPEGSPDSGATYRLQTEPLSLAPAGRPNSTQTLTFECFLGPKDKRLFDKNPTYRAYAYYQTFAMRSCCCCPAFLTQPLAFAIMWLMTALYHLMGPWGNYGVVIMVLVFLMRLVLHPVTKKSQVTMMKVQKLGPQLQEVQQKYKGNPQEMQRKMAEVYHQAGMTQFSPMVGMMPMFLQMPIWIALWTAVYTSIDLRGAGFLPFWITDLSAPDALIHFGRFAFTIPLIGLHIESLNLLPILMGVVMYLQQKLTPQTQPAETARPEVVQQQKIMMILFPLLFPLMLYNGPSGVNLYIMASIGAGVIEQYVIRKHLQQQEAEKEKRLVPATAKTGGKPKKKKPKPLFREYK encoded by the coding sequence ATGAGGAAATGGCCTTTACTCATCTGGACGCTCACAATTGTTTTTGTCGGCCTGTGCGCCCTGCTGGTTTACAAGGCGGGCCTTTGCCCGGCAGGCCGCTGTGAACTTCGCAATCCCATTGCCCCCCTGGCCGCCGCTGTGCAGCCGCCGTCCGATGCACAACCCGCTGCCTCATCCGAACAGACCGCCGATGCGCCGCCGGTGCCTGCGGAGCCCGAAGAACCCGTCGTTTCTTTTGAAAATCTGTCCGCCGTCAGCGGCCCTGAACAGACCGTCACGCTCGGAGCCCTGTACGACGTCTGCCGGCGCACGAATGACCCGTCCCGATACAAATTTCAAATCGAGCTGACCACCCGCGGCGCCGCCGTCAAAACCGTCACGCTTTCTGAATTCGACGACCGAAACAAGGACAATCCGAAGCCCTTTGTTCTGCTCAAACCTATCGATGCAGGCGAACGGCCCATCTATACGCTGGCCAACACCTCCCTGTCGCTGACTGGCAATAAGGACTCCTCGAACACACTTGTTTTTCCCCTCGAGCGGCTGAACTGGACCGTGGCCGAACAATCCGCTGACAAAGCCGTCTTTGAAGCCCTTCTGGGGCAGGTCGAAACCCGCGATGGCCAGCGCACCCTGACCGTGCCGCAGATTCGCCTGCGCAAAACCTACCGCATCGAGCCGGGCCGTTATGACCTGACGTGCGAACTGACCATTGAAAACCTCACGGAAGGCACCGTCCGCCAGCAGCTCGGAATCCAGGGCACCGCCGCCGTTCTGGCGGAAGACATCCGAACCGATGAACGCAATATCATCGCCGCCTACCGCACCCCCAACAACGCCGTCGAAACCCGGCTGCTGGAGTACCCCAGAATCCGCTCCTATGTGAAAGAATTGTCCTGCCCCGAAAAACCGGGCGCTTTTACGGTGATGTTCGGTCCGCTTATCAGCGGATTCAAAAAAATCTTCGGCTCTTCCGACCCCCAGGGCATCCTACGGATGAAGGCGGACAAATCGGCTGCATTTCTGTGGGCCGCCTCCACCAACAAATATTTCGCCGCCGTCATCCGTCCTGAGTCCGCTGCTCCAATCGCCTTCACCGGCGCCCAATATTACGACCCGCAGCTCTGCCAGCCGGAGGGCTCTCCGGACTCCGGCGCTACGTACCGCCTCCAGACCGAACCCCTTTCGCTGGCCCCCGCCGGACGCCCCAACAGCACCCAGACCCTCACCTTTGAATGCTTCCTCGGACCGAAAGATAAACGGCTTTTCGACAAAAACCCGACCTATCGGGCCTATGCTTATTACCAGACCTTTGCGATGCGAAGCTGCTGCTGCTGTCCGGCATTCCTGACTCAGCCGCTGGCCTTTGCGATTATGTGGCTGATGACCGCCCTCTATCACCTGATGGGCCCCTGGGGCAACTACGGTGTGGTCATTATGGTCCTGGTCTTCCTGATGCGGCTGGTTCTTCACCCCGTCACCAAAAAAAGCCAGGTCACAATGATGAAGGTCCAGAAGCTCGGGCCTCAGCTGCAGGAAGTCCAGCAGAAATACAAAGGCAATCCGCAGGAAATGCAGCGGAAGATGGCCGAAGTCTATCACCAGGCGGGCATGACCCAGTTCAGCCCCATGGTCGGGATGATGCCGATGTTTTTGCAGATGCCCATCTGGATTGCCCTCTGGACCGCCGTCTATACGAGCATCGACCTGCGGGGCGCCGGCTTCCTGCCGTTCTGGATTACCGACCTGTCCGCCCCGGATGCCCTGATTCACTTCGGCCGGTTTGCCTTTACCATCCCCCTCATCGGCCTGCATATTGAATCGCTCAATCTGCTGCCGATTCTGATGGGGGTTGTAATGTATCTCCAGCAGAAGCTCACCCCCCAGACTCAGCCCGCCGAGACCGCCCGGCCCGAAGTCGTCCAGCAGCAGAAAATTATGATGATTCTCTTCCCCCTGCTGTTTCCGCTGATGCTCTACAACGGCCCGTCGGGCGTGAATCTCTACATTATGGCCAGCATCGGCGCCGGCGTCATTGAACAGTACGTCATCCGCAAACACCTCCAGCAGCAGGAGGCCGAGAAGGAAAAACGCCTCGTGCCCGCCACCGCCAAAACCGGCGGGAAACCCAAAAAGAAAAAACCCAAACCCTTGTTCCGCGAATACAAATAA